In the Quercus lobata isolate SW786 chromosome 5, ValleyOak3.0 Primary Assembly, whole genome shotgun sequence genome, one interval contains:
- the LOC115989061 gene encoding uncharacterized protein LOC115989061, giving the protein MENKKSGGEAISSAQAVFLGALAPGVNGPTWNTLRTAFVLLGVCLVVMLALAFSASDSSLILHVGFLVLITVTLFLLLSWFLAQTGLVSVEHQMREMDLMPNDCQEISRKNK; this is encoded by the exons ATGGAAAATAAGAAATCAGGTGGAGAAGCCATATCATCTGCACAAGCTGTGTTTCTCGGAGCTCTAGCTCCCGGTGTCAAC GGTCCCACATGGAATACGCTAAGAACAGCGTTTGTGCTACTGGGTGTTTGCCTTGTTGTGATGCTGGCCTTAGCATTCTCTGCAAGTGACTCTTCCTTAATTCTTCATGTTGGATTCCTTGTTCTAATCACTGTTACCCTCTTCTTGCTTCTTAGCTG GTTTCTTGCGCAGACTGGTTTGGTTTCGGTTGAGCATCAAATGCGGGAGATGGACTTGATGCCAAATGATTGCCAAGAGATAAGCAGAAAGAACAAATAA
- the LOC115992716 gene encoding transcriptional corepressor LEUNIG_HOMOLOG-like isoform X2, translating into MASGSGHDWDAEKMFELYLLDYMVKKNMHKTAQIFRKEAKVCNNPVVIDSAEGFLYEWWSIFYDVYASRQLQDQQAKAEASTEATQMTENEQQNIYSAMPQSVINQHRPGKLPVINDFDKMLGQPASCLLAAKMYEEHLRHPARTFEPNLRLVDVSKLNLPKSPVSSSHPQQQIHKQANQQGNRNDIGMEKTVTMDPMLYGIPKLKLPKSRPHDAGMNEGVNSSLLDGWPLTAPSYTHQFQMLTPECQQALLAQVLSCTPGNQTDTFPGSPANFASPNVMLPKIELSANDEQILVQTKQNEEHQYQNDQIKQQKLLENGRKRKTRSYSRAGEKTLGCINGNSKPVENVESNAENAGSTSTPFSSSKIHSKACTKDEHKGFTFEEVITLHSSKNKGSCCHFSSDGKLLASAGHENKVLIWNVETFGSIDTAEGHSHLITDVRFRPSSTIFATSSFDRTVKLWDAASPTKSLCELLGHAEQVISVDFHPTKLDLLCSCDSNNEIRLWNVTQYSCTRVTKGATKQVRFQPQFGKLLATAAGNGIHIIDVENDSLQFYLKGHVKDVLSICWDTSGKYIASISEDSARVWSTVSGGKCIHELHLNGKKFQSCTFHPGYSQLLIIGGYQSLELWNPTENSKTWSVPAHNGLIAALTDSPQTEMVASASNDHCVKLWK; encoded by the exons ATGGCTTCTGGTTCTGGTCATGACTGGgatgctgagaaaat GTTTGAACTGTACTTGCTTGATTATATGGTTAAGAAGAATATGCATAAGACTGCTCAAATTTTCAGAAAGGAGGCCAAAGTTTGTAACAATCCTGTTG TGATTGACTCTGCTGAAGGATTCTTATATGAATGGTGGTCGATATTTTATGACGTGTACGCCTCTAGGCAACTGCAGGATCAGCAGGCGAAGGCAGAGGCCTCAACTGAG GCTACGCAAATGACAGAGAATGAGCAACAAAATATCTACTCAGCAATGCCGCAGTCAGTGATTAATCAGCACAGGCCTGGAAAATTGCCTGTCATTAATGACTTTGATAAGATGTTGGGCCAACCAGCTTCTTGTCTGTTGGCTGCAAAAATGTATGAAGAGCATCTAAGACATCCTGCTAGAACCTTTGAACCCAATTTACGCCTTGTTGATGTTAGTAAATTGAATCTCCCAAAGTCACCTGTAAGTTCAAG CCATCCACAGCAGCAAATTCATAAGCAGGCTAATCAGCAG GGAAATAGAAATGACATTGGCATGGAGAAAACAGTAACTATGGACCCTATGCTGTATGGAATACCAAAGCTTAAACTCCCAAAATCCAGACCTCATGATGCAG GGATGAATGAGGGAGTCAATTCATCACTGCTGGATGGATGGCCTTTAACT GCACCAAGCTATACACATCAATTTCAGATGTTGACACCAGAATGTCAGCAAGCACTTTTGGCCCAAGTACTGTCATGTACACCTGGAAACCAGACAGACACTTTTCCTGGAAGCCCTGCCAATTTTGCTAGTCCAAATGTGATGCTTCCCAAAATTGAATTATCTGCGAATGATGAACAG ATATTGGTCCAAACGAAACAAAATGAAGAGCACCAATAccaaaatgatcaaataaaGCAGCAGAAGTTGCTAGAG AATGGCAGAAAGCGGAAGACAAGATCATATTCAAGAGCTGGAGAGAAAACTTTG GGTTGTATAAATGGAAACAGTAAACCTGTAGAAAATGTTGAATCTAATGCTGAAAATGCTGGAAGCACAAGCACTCCTTTCAGCagttcaaaaattcattctaaaGCATGCACTAAAGATGAACATAAAG GCTTTACTTTTGAAGAGGTTATCACTCTCCACTCAAGCAAAAACAAGGGGTCATGCTGCCATTTTTCATCAGATGGGAAGTTGTTAGCTAGCGCAGGGCATGAAAATAAG GTTTTGATTTGGAATGTGGAAACTTTTGGTTCCATAGATACTGCAGAAGGGCATTCTCATCTCATTACAGATGTTCGGTTTAGACCAAGTTCAACTATTTTCGCAACTTCTTCCTTTGATAGAACTGTGAAATTATGGGATGCAGCAAGT CCAACCAAATCATTGTGTGAGCTTCTTGGGCATGCTGAACAAGTAATATCAGTGGATTTCCACCCAACAAAGTTGGACCTCCTCTGCTCTTGTGACAGTAATAATGAGATCCGACTATGGAATGTCACCCAATATTCTTGCACACGTGTCACTAAG GGAGCTACTAAACAAGTTAGATTCCAGCCTCAATTTGGAAAGCTTTTGGCCACTGCTGCCGGAAATGGTATCCATATAATTGATGTAGAGAATGACAGCCTCCAGTTCTACTTGAAG ggACACGTCAAAGATGTCCTTTCAATTTGCTGGGATACTAGTGGGAAGTATATTGCCTCTATTAGTGAAGACAGTGCTCGAGTTTGGTCGACTGTGTCAGGTGGAAAATGCATACATGAGCTTCatttaaatggcaaaaaattCCAGTCATGCACTTTTCATCCTGGATATTCACAGCTCTTGATCATTGGTGGTTATCAG TCTCTTGAGTTGTGGAATCCAACTGAGAACAGTAAAACATGGTCAGTTCCAGCTCACAATGGGTTAATTGCTGCACTAACAGATTCACCACAGACTGAAATGGTTGCCTCGGCTAGTAATGACCACTGTGTGAAGTTATGGAAGTGA
- the LOC115992716 gene encoding transcriptional corepressor LEUNIG_HOMOLOG-like isoform X1 → MASGSGHDWDAEKMFELYLLDYMVKKNMHKTAQIFRKEAKVCNNPVVIDSAEGFLYEWWSIFYDVYASRQLQDQQAKAEASTEATQMTENEQQNIYSAMPQSVINQHRPGKLPVINDFDKMLGQPASCLLAAKMYEEHLRHPARTFEPNLRLVDVSKLNLPKSPVSSSHPQQQIHKQANQQGNRNDIGMEKTVTMDPMLYGIPKLKLPKSRPHDAGMNEGVNSSLLDGWPLTVLNPVLQAPSYTHQFQMLTPECQQALLAQVLSCTPGNQTDTFPGSPANFASPNVMLPKIELSANDEQILVQTKQNEEHQYQNDQIKQQKLLENGRKRKTRSYSRAGEKTLGCINGNSKPVENVESNAENAGSTSTPFSSSKIHSKACTKDEHKGFTFEEVITLHSSKNKGSCCHFSSDGKLLASAGHENKVLIWNVETFGSIDTAEGHSHLITDVRFRPSSTIFATSSFDRTVKLWDAASPTKSLCELLGHAEQVISVDFHPTKLDLLCSCDSNNEIRLWNVTQYSCTRVTKGATKQVRFQPQFGKLLATAAGNGIHIIDVENDSLQFYLKGHVKDVLSICWDTSGKYIASISEDSARVWSTVSGGKCIHELHLNGKKFQSCTFHPGYSQLLIIGGYQSLELWNPTENSKTWSVPAHNGLIAALTDSPQTEMVASASNDHCVKLWK, encoded by the exons ATGGCTTCTGGTTCTGGTCATGACTGGgatgctgagaaaat GTTTGAACTGTACTTGCTTGATTATATGGTTAAGAAGAATATGCATAAGACTGCTCAAATTTTCAGAAAGGAGGCCAAAGTTTGTAACAATCCTGTTG TGATTGACTCTGCTGAAGGATTCTTATATGAATGGTGGTCGATATTTTATGACGTGTACGCCTCTAGGCAACTGCAGGATCAGCAGGCGAAGGCAGAGGCCTCAACTGAG GCTACGCAAATGACAGAGAATGAGCAACAAAATATCTACTCAGCAATGCCGCAGTCAGTGATTAATCAGCACAGGCCTGGAAAATTGCCTGTCATTAATGACTTTGATAAGATGTTGGGCCAACCAGCTTCTTGTCTGTTGGCTGCAAAAATGTATGAAGAGCATCTAAGACATCCTGCTAGAACCTTTGAACCCAATTTACGCCTTGTTGATGTTAGTAAATTGAATCTCCCAAAGTCACCTGTAAGTTCAAG CCATCCACAGCAGCAAATTCATAAGCAGGCTAATCAGCAG GGAAATAGAAATGACATTGGCATGGAGAAAACAGTAACTATGGACCCTATGCTGTATGGAATACCAAAGCTTAAACTCCCAAAATCCAGACCTCATGATGCAG GGATGAATGAGGGAGTCAATTCATCACTGCTGGATGGATGGCCTTTAACT GTACTGAACCCAGTTCTGCAGGCACCAAGCTATACACATCAATTTCAGATGTTGACACCAGAATGTCAGCAAGCACTTTTGGCCCAAGTACTGTCATGTACACCTGGAAACCAGACAGACACTTTTCCTGGAAGCCCTGCCAATTTTGCTAGTCCAAATGTGATGCTTCCCAAAATTGAATTATCTGCGAATGATGAACAG ATATTGGTCCAAACGAAACAAAATGAAGAGCACCAATAccaaaatgatcaaataaaGCAGCAGAAGTTGCTAGAG AATGGCAGAAAGCGGAAGACAAGATCATATTCAAGAGCTGGAGAGAAAACTTTG GGTTGTATAAATGGAAACAGTAAACCTGTAGAAAATGTTGAATCTAATGCTGAAAATGCTGGAAGCACAAGCACTCCTTTCAGCagttcaaaaattcattctaaaGCATGCACTAAAGATGAACATAAAG GCTTTACTTTTGAAGAGGTTATCACTCTCCACTCAAGCAAAAACAAGGGGTCATGCTGCCATTTTTCATCAGATGGGAAGTTGTTAGCTAGCGCAGGGCATGAAAATAAG GTTTTGATTTGGAATGTGGAAACTTTTGGTTCCATAGATACTGCAGAAGGGCATTCTCATCTCATTACAGATGTTCGGTTTAGACCAAGTTCAACTATTTTCGCAACTTCTTCCTTTGATAGAACTGTGAAATTATGGGATGCAGCAAGT CCAACCAAATCATTGTGTGAGCTTCTTGGGCATGCTGAACAAGTAATATCAGTGGATTTCCACCCAACAAAGTTGGACCTCCTCTGCTCTTGTGACAGTAATAATGAGATCCGACTATGGAATGTCACCCAATATTCTTGCACACGTGTCACTAAG GGAGCTACTAAACAAGTTAGATTCCAGCCTCAATTTGGAAAGCTTTTGGCCACTGCTGCCGGAAATGGTATCCATATAATTGATGTAGAGAATGACAGCCTCCAGTTCTACTTGAAG ggACACGTCAAAGATGTCCTTTCAATTTGCTGGGATACTAGTGGGAAGTATATTGCCTCTATTAGTGAAGACAGTGCTCGAGTTTGGTCGACTGTGTCAGGTGGAAAATGCATACATGAGCTTCatttaaatggcaaaaaattCCAGTCATGCACTTTTCATCCTGGATATTCACAGCTCTTGATCATTGGTGGTTATCAG TCTCTTGAGTTGTGGAATCCAACTGAGAACAGTAAAACATGGTCAGTTCCAGCTCACAATGGGTTAATTGCTGCACTAACAGATTCACCACAGACTGAAATGGTTGCCTCGGCTAGTAATGACCACTGTGTGAAGTTATGGAAGTGA